The following are encoded together in the Macrobrachium rosenbergii isolate ZJJX-2024 chromosome 21, ASM4041242v1, whole genome shotgun sequence genome:
- the LOC136849611 gene encoding uncharacterized protein, translated as MQPSGKQLWIFCFCFTILLQIANTFDELGSHAHVVSLAKRSTPEVISRQFVDCGTTTILTAGESAMIYSDTGRGKLKCKRTFQGPAGSTLGLTCQNFNLNLRGCKKERFIVKDPGFDKSKFCGSSSLVNYVTSDNSLIINHVRKPLGGRDCSGGYLCEISVL; from the exons ATGCAACCCTCTGGGAAACAACTGTGGATTTTCTGCTTCTGTTTCACAATTTTGTTACAG ATAGCAAATACTTTTGACGAACTTGGAAGTCATGCCCATGTCGTGAGCCTGGCAAAACGAAGCACACCCGAAGTCATCAGCA GACAATTCGTTGATTGCGGAACTACCACAATTTTAACAGCTGGTGAATCTGCAATGATCTACTCAGACACTGGAAGGGGTAAACTAAAATGCAAGAGGACATTTCAG ggTCCGGCTGGAAGCACACTGGGTTTAACTTGCCAAAACTTCAACTTGAACTTAAGGGGTTGCAAGAAGGAAAGGTTCATCGTCAAAGACCCAGGCTTTGACAA GTCGAAATTCTGCGGCTCATCTAGCCTTGTCAACTATGTGACCAGTGACAACAGTTTGATTATCAACCACGTACGTAAGCCGCTTGGCGGAAGAGATTGCTCCGGAGGATACCTTTGCGAGATCAGCGTCCTCTAA